A stretch of Aedes aegypti strain LVP_AGWG chromosome 2, AaegL5.0 Primary Assembly, whole genome shotgun sequence DNA encodes these proteins:
- the LOC5564473 gene encoding uncharacterized protein LOC5564473, translated as MEVKSFRTIGFVYLVLCWIFSTLGVIYSFLHIVVGKPYCVNILCYEDKISSGIVTLCMVGFVLSTVFLAFVKSAIEEANASFISIYRPIVQLRNVPLIALWCYQYVILELERAHGNTSSKIRNAEYLALALLVGTTVITGLELWVLNGIQRLSKQKLVEDVEDCKEAS; from the exons ATGGAAGTTAAATCGTTCCGAACAATCGGATTTGTGTACCTTGTACTTTGTTGGATATTTTCCACCTTGGGAGTTATCTACTCTTTCCTTCACATTGTTGTGGGCAAGCCATATTGTGTCAATATTTTGTGTTATGAGG ACAAAATAAGCTCCGGGATCGTAACGCTATGCATGGTTGGATTTGTTCTGTCAACTGTGTTTCTTGCATTTGTTAAGAGCGCAATTGAAGAG GCAAACGCATCCTTCATCAGCATCTATCGACCGATTGTTCAACTCCGCAATGTGCCTCTGATAGCGTTGTGGTGCTATCAGTATGTCATCCTAGAGTTGGAAAGGGCTCACGGAAACACATCGTCGAAAATACGGAATGCAGAATATCTCGCCTTGGCACTATTAGTCGGAACGACAG TCATCACCGGTTTGGAGCTGTGGGTTCTCAACGGCATCCAGAGATTATCGAAGCAGAAGCTGGTGGAAGATGTGGAAGATTGCAAGGAAGCGTCTTGA
- the LOC5564470 gene encoding uncharacterized protein LOC5564470, which yields MDVNAYRRIGSIYVVICCLLAAFGAAVCLYQLMEAKPACRDFSCPDGTKNIIILAVTLKICILSAMFAGLLKDGIEERKICAVRVNRVFVVVRTLSLIALWTCWAVFHNDDQYVEGLTSGEILALTSLCVGLLGMTVVELMILHGVLKYLRDGTPPYDKKRVPEVVYIQA from the exons ATGGACGTGAATGCATATCGTCGCATCGGATCAATTTATGTCGTCATATGCTGCCTTTTGGCGGCTTTCGGTGCCGCCGTCTGTTTGTATCAGCTGATGGAGGCAAAGCCGGCCTGTCGAGATTTTTCCTGCCCTGATG GAACGAAAAACATCATCATACTGGCGGTCACCCTAAAGATCTGCATATTGTCGGCAATGTTTGCTGGATTGCTAAAAGATGGCATTGAAGAG agaaaaatatgtgCCGTTCGAGTGAATCGAGTGTTTGTCGTGGTGAGAACCCTCTCGCTGATTGCCCTGTGGACTTGCTGGGCAGTTTTTCACAATGACGATCAATACGTCGAAGGTCTCACTTCCGGTGAAATTTTAGCGCTTACTTCATTGTGTGTTGGCTTGTTAG GGATGACGGTTGTGGAGCTGATGATCCTGCATGGAGTTCTAAAGTACCTGAGAGATGGTACACCCCCATACGACAAGAAAAGAGTACCGGAAGTGGTGTACATACAAGCATGA
- the LOC110675969 gene encoding uncharacterized protein LOC110675969: MEAKAFRRIGFIYAAVCFLASTVGAIYFFRKLVKNEPICVDYFCENETVNLLSIAINMVMCTMSITFALFVKIGIDEAIPGYIHISRVFMLTRSIILIIRWTYESVVLRVYQISGDNDSSIATAATTATVLLITMSAICGLELWVLDGVQRYVAQRAQEDMRDGEVY, encoded by the exons ATGGAAGCGAAAGCATTTCGTCGTATCGGATTCATCTACGCAGCTGTCTGTTTCCTGGCTTCGACCGTTGGTGCGATTTACTTTTTCCGAAAGTTGGTCAAAAACGAACCGATTTGCGTGGATTATTTCTGTGAGAATG AAACTGTGAATTTACTGTCCATTGCCATCAATATGGTCATGTGCACGATGTCCATAACGTTTGCTCTATTCGTGAAAATAGGAATAGACGAG GCCATACCGGGATACATTCACATCAGCCGAGTATTCATGCTCACGCGAAGCATAATCCTCATAATTCGCTGGACGTACGAAAGCGTTGTTCTGAGGGTGTATCAAATTAGTGGAGATAATGATTCCAGCATTGCGACAGCTGCAACCACTGCCACGGTGCTTCTAATAACTATGTCAG CAATTTGCGGTTTGGAGTTGTGGGTCCTCGATGGTGTTCAACGTTATGTGGCGCAGAGGGCTCAAGAGGACATGCGAGACGGAGAGGTTTATTGA